The DNA window AAGgattttccacattcattacacTCATAGGGTTTCTCCCCAGTGTGAGTTCTCATGTGTATAGTAAGGGACACACGCCTGCTGAAAGCCCTTCCACACTCATTGCACTTATAAGTTTTCTTGTCCCTGGTATGGTTTTTCATATGTTTCctgtaagataagacaccatggAAGattttcccacattccttacattcatgtttcattttaaagtgaactttTTTGTGTAAAACGAGGAAAGACTTCACTCTGAAGGCTCTTCCACATTGATTACATGTAAagggtttttctccagtgtgaattcgCACATGTTCTTTAAGGCATGAGCGATCTCTGAATGCTTTTCCACAGTCATTACACTTacagggtttctctccagtatgaattttcTTGTGTGTGGTAAGGTTACAGCTCAATCTAAAAGTTTTCCCACATTGATCACACTTGTAAGGTTTCTCTCCGGTATGAATCCGGAGGTGTGTCTTAAGAGATGCCTGACTACTTAGtgcttttccacagtggctacattTAATGgatttctctccagtgtgaattctcttatgtcttttaaaatatgggaGGATACTGAAGGTCTTCCCACAGTCATTACATGTaaaaggtttctctccagtatgtgTTGTCTGGTGTATGGTAAGCCTAGAGCTTCTACTGAAGGTTTTGCTGCATTGATTACATTTATAGGGTTTTTCTCTTGAATGAGTTTCCGAATGTTGTCTGAGAAGTGAGCTATCTCTGAAGGTTTTTCCGCAGTCATGGCACCCATAGGGCTTCtccccagtatgaattctctTGTGACGTGTAAGGTAAGAGTTTGAGCTGTAGGCTTTCCCACATTGATAACACTTAAATGGTTTTTCTCCAGTGTGGGTTCTCATGTGCAACTTAATGGATGAGCGGTTCTGTAATACTTTACCACACTGACCACACTTAAAAGACTTCTCTCCAATGTAAGTTTTTTCATGCTTCTTCAGGCATGAGATTGAATTTAAGATTTCCCCACAGTCACTGCATTCATAGGATTTCTCTCTTGTATGTTGTCTCTCCTGAACAGTTAAGTAAGAACTCTTGACGAaggcattttcatcttttttacatCCATAAGATTTTTCCCCAGGAAGAATTCTCTTATGTGACCGAAGGTGTAAATAACCTCTGAGGTCTTTTTCAGAGTCACAGTATTGATAGGGTTTCTTTCCAGGGCAAATGTTCTCATTCTGAGAAATTCTATATTTCACACTCAAGGCTTCAACAACTTCACTGCATTTAAAAGGATGGTCTCCATGAGTTTGTTCCTATTGATTAAAATATGAGTTTTAATCACAGGATTTATCATGGTCATTATATTGGTTGAAGAATTTCCCCCCCAATATAAATTCTGGGATGTCCTAAAGAAAGGGCCTATGTGCTGGTCCAACTTGGGGGACAGACCTTTGGGACTGACACTGAGTTCAGCTTCTAATGAACAATGAacacttgggcaagttacttatgCTTTCTGTGTCTCAACTTCCTTATCAACAAAATAGAGGCAATGATAGATAATGCCTTGCAAGGTTTTTATAAGCAATAAATGAGGTAAAACACATATAATGCAATCACAACATTGGcatataaattacaaataaataaactaatgataaaaaaataaattctggcatGTCTAGAACACTATTAATATCAGTATTTCACATTTTCTTAGTGAGTATGTACAATTTCTGACTGAGTTTATCAGTTTGAGTAAGTTGATTGCTATACCAGATGGCTGCATTAGAGTTTCTCTAACAGTTTTAACATAAACTTGCCTTAGAGTGGattatatcttaaaaatttaatatctaattccattatgaaaatatttactttggaGATTCTCTGCAGCCATTTTTAGAGCTATGTGTTTCCTTCCAATTAATACTTAGAGaatctccagagttcccatcatggtgaagcagaaattaatccgactaggaaccatgaggttgcaggttcgatccctggccttgttcagtgggttaaggatctagcattgccatgatctgtggtgtgggtctcagatgctgcttggatctggcattgctgtggctgtggcataggctagcagctgtagctccaaatcaacccctagtctgggaatctccatatgccatgggtgtgaccctaaaaagcaaaataaataaataaatagatagagaatctcctgctttttatttatgaaatgaataTGATATCCCTCAAATTATCCTCTAGTCCTTTTCTATCTTACAGAATTCTCAACTTCTAATGTGAAGATACCTTATCCCATGTGAATCTTACCTTCTTGCCACTGAGtgtacatttctccaaagtaccTTGTTTAAGCTGTGGTTGTTTGGTTTTAAGGAGAGTCATCTCATCTGAACATAGAAGGGACACGTTTTGGAAAAGACATGGTGATAATATGTTAACAAAAGTAGGTAACATCCAAACCCAAgctaaaacaaatggaaacataaCCTCAAATTCCTAGAGTATGAAATGGTGGATGgtgatgaccaaaaaaaataaggCCCATGTGtatttctcttcaaatattgaCCTTAGAGTTAAGAAgacaatatgaaagaaaaatccattcatgatgaaagtAATAATACTTACATGGTTTAGTATCTCATGCGATTTACTAAGGAATGATAATATCATGATTGAAAATTATGTTAACAGGCTATTACTGCATATgcaaaaatgggaagaatcagATGATTCCAAATGTAAATATTAAAGAGCAAGACAGACCTTTCACAGCATAAATATGAAATGGTAGGCAAAAAGTGAAAGATTAGGAAAAGCTGAAACTACATGAGGAAGTTCACACCTAATGGtctctcctttttcctcaaatgtaaaagataggtatattttaaaatttcttgattgACATTTCATAGTGTCATTTCTTCCTCACCCCAACCAGATCTGATAGGCAAGATATTCATATATGCCTCTTGCTCACCTGAACATGTGTCTTGGTGAACTCTCCTCCCTACTGTCCCTATTTCATTCTCCTGCTCCATCTGGGTGATAAGAGGAGGTTTGCCAAGATGATGTCCTATAATAGGCAATGATATATACAAAAACTATGTACAACAAAAACTGTCATCAAAATGTGGCAATAACTTGGTCTTAGAGGTTTTGAAGATAGGCAATTGTGACTTTACAGGTAGCATAATGGTGACAAACTtctaaaagagaaagcaaaagtgaAACATTTGGGAGATCAAACTTCCAGAATGACAGAATGAGAACTGTGGTTAACTCATCTTCCCACTAAAACAACAACGATGGAGAAAACTAGAATcaggcacaatactgtaaatcaattatactttaaaataaagaaaataacccCCCCAACAAAACTAGAATTAATCATTTCAGGACTTTGAAGCCACAAATGGAAAATTAACCAAAGCCACAAATGGAAAATTGTCCATCCAAGAAAAATTACTGAATCTTTGTAGGGAACAGGATCTGTgacattttaatttaagaatatttctatcccccaccccccacctcaagATAGTGGCCAAAAGGAGCAGCCTTGCAGTCAACAGAGAGGTCTGATGTCTTTGGGTGCTCTGTTAAAAGAATCATCCCCAGAatgcagtcaattttttttttttctaaacttgaaGCTCCCTAGAAAATCCCTACCCTCAAGGTGTTATGACTATTTTGATTTTGCTCAGAACTtagcttaggaaaaaaaacaaaaaacaaaccttagCCTCAAGGCATTACCAAAACAATAGCTTACCAAAACAATAGCTGCTAACATCTGCAGGCTATGATTTCAGTTGGGATAAAAAGGAGATTGGctgggaatttgaaaaaaaaaaaaaaaaagaactagacaaCCACACGGaactttgtggggttttgttttttgttttgttttgtttagtttatttgtctttgtatggctgctcctgaggcatatggaggttcccaagctgggggccAAATCAGATCtgggggccaaatcagagctatagccactggcctacaccacagccacagcaatacaggatccgagccacatctgcagcctacaccacagcatatggcatgctggttccttaacccactgagagaagccagggattgaacctgcctcctcatggatggtagtcagagatttgtttccactgaaccatgaggggaactccagctgcATGGAACTTTGAAAGCCTCCAACAAGTTCCTGGGGATCTTAAACTCTGTGTGCATGAGCAAGACTGTGCACACACCCAGGGAAGATCCaggaaagaaaaagtcacaaGTCATTCACCTTCAGTTGACCCTAAGACCCTGTCCAAGCAAGAAGTGAAAGCTAAGCCTATCTTGTAAGTAGCCTAAAGCTTAAAGCTGTGACTTCTCCCACGGATTGCCTTGGGAGATGGGTGAAAGAGATACAGGCAAGGcatttaagaaaatctttttacCAACCATTGGTGGACTGCTAAATTATAATGATCAGATAGTGACTACTGGGAATTTAggcttttaaataaatacttagaacaaagcaaaaccaaaaaactaggaGAAAACCGTGGCTGCAACCTGCAAGGAATAAATACAGAATCCAGAATTTATCTATACAAGTAAGtaccaataagaaaacaaaagctagggagttcccatgtggctcagtgattaacaaatccaacaaggaaccatgagattgcaggttcaatccctggcctcactcagtgggttaaggatctggtgttgccataagctgtggtgtaggtctcagaggcagctcggatcccacgtggctgtggctgtggtataggctggcagctatagccccaattagaccccttgcctgtgaacctccatatgctgcaaatgcggccctagaaaagaccaaaaaaaaaaaaagaaaaagaaaacaaaagctagaGTACaactgtagctcagcagattaagaacctgactagtaaccacgaggatgcaggtttgatccctggcctcactcagtgggttaaggatatggcattgccatgagctgtggtataggttgcagatgcggctcagatctggcatagctgttgctatggcataggctggcagctgcagctccgattttacccatagcctgtgaacttccatatgctgcagatgtggccctaagaaagaacggaaggaaggaagaaaaaagaaaacccagcaatgaaaacaaatcccCCTAGAACTGAGTTCCCTTGGTAAGTTTATGATTAATATCTCTGCCtaaaactttattccctttctttttcctcccctctaACCTCAATACTGTCTGTGCTAACTGAACACTAATCAACCAGACTCAAATGACTAAAATTGCTGTTGTCAATAACATCATTAATGTACTAAGATTACTATTATAGATATCATCATTAATGTACAAACTCAGGTTGTTTTTCCAAAGCAAGATGAACTAACAGCCCCCCCGCACCCTCTGTAACTCAGGCCATGGCCAGAGAGTCTTAAACCAGAGACATCCTGACTATGATTAGTAAATGTCACAAAACTATTGTTTTTAATCCCAGCctctttgttcttcctcttttaaaaaacctCTAGCTTAAAGACCAAGTTGGAGCAGATCTGAGGCTTTTCTCCCACTCCTTGCTCAGTGCCCTGaaataaatgctgtactttccttcaccacaacccagtgtcaaTAGATTGGCTTTGCCATGCATCAGAGGAGCAGACTCGAGTTTAGTTcagtaacagcaacaacaaaccttGATGATAAAGGGATCCAATACTAAAgctggtaaattttttaaatgtccacttttcaacaaaaaattatgaaacagtcaaagaaacagaaaagtgtCCTACAAATACAGGAGGAAGaaatgacccagaaatttcactcttAGGCATACACGCAAGCTAAATGGCAACATATAttcattcacacacaaaaaaactggaCTATGAATGCCATAATAGAAAGTGTCAAAAatccaaacatccatcaacacagatgaccttgaaaacattatgctaagtgaaagaagtcacaaAGGACCACATGTGGGAGGATTCCATTAATATGAAAtgcagaataggcaaatctatagacgAGAAAAGTAGATTGTTACCAAGGACTGCAGGGAGGAGGAATGAAATGCTCTGTAGGCTCTCTGGAATTAGACAGTGGTGATAGTTGCAAAAatctatgaatatactaaaaaaaaatcccattgttTTGTACACTTCAAGTGGGTAAATTATGGTATGTGTATTATATCTCAATTCACCttttccttaaaagcaaaaacctacaaaaactTATAGTCTGATCAGAAGTGATAGGGTCTTACTCATCCCAGAAATCCATGACCaaacttaataaataaatcaaaggaatGTGATGGCCTTACCAAGTGAAGCCAAGTTTCTATAATTCTCCAGCATCACATTTCTGTATAGTTTTCTCTGGGACGAATTCAGCAATGC is part of the Sus scrofa isolate TJ Tabasco breed Duroc chromosome 2, Sscrofa11.1, whole genome shotgun sequence genome and encodes:
- the LOC102157889 gene encoding zinc finger protein 501-like, producing the protein MILLTEHPKTSDLSVDCKAAPFGHYLEEQTHGDHPFKCSEVVEALSVKYRISQNENICPGKKPYQYCDSEKDLRGYLHLRSHKRILPGEKSYGCKKDENAFVKSSYLTVQERQHTREKSYECSDCGEILNSISCLKKHEKTYIGEKSFKCGQCGKVLQNRSSIKLHMRTHTGEKPFKCYQCGKAYSSNSYLTRHKRIHTGEKPYGCHDCGKTFRDSSLLRQHSETHSREKPYKCNQCSKTFSRSSRLTIHQTTHTGEKPFTCNDCGKTFSILPYFKRHKRIHTGEKSIKCSHCGKALSSQASLKTHLRIHTGEKPYKCDQCGKTFRLSCNLTTHKKIHTGEKPCKCNDCGKAFRDRSCLKEHVRIHTGEKPFTCNQCGRAFRVKSFLVLHKKVHFKMKHECKECGKIFHGVLSYRKHMKNHTRDKKTYKCNECGRAFSRRVSLTIHMRTHTGEKPYECNECGKSFSVKCNLTVHKRVHTGEKPYKCSMCGQDFSKPLSLWRHERIHAQ